TCACCATCGCGTCCCGTGGCTCCAATGCACGTTCCGCAGTACTCGTAACCGATGCGTTTTGGGGAGTCGATGTCCAGCGATGACGTTGAACGCTCCATCGACATCTGTACACGAAACAACGTTCGGTTCTTTGTGGTAGTGATGACTGAGCGAGGTCTCTCTACCACCGGCATTGTTGAGTCGTTCCGCACCATCGCCGCCGCAACCGGTGGCGGTGTGTTTGAGGGTGTGACAACGGACTCCATGGCTGCAACTCTCGCCGCCTCACTTGCAACCACCATTCAAGGCGCGGAGCCTTGCACCGTTATGTGGGATGCATGGCCGTTGTGTCCTGCAGCGGATGTTCGGCGCATCACGTATGGTGTGCGTGGTGTGGATACCGTTTCCATTGACTACCCATCGCAGTGGTTCGAAAAACGTCAGCTCACCGTGTCTCCGACGTAGTCCGCTTCACAACACTTCCGTCCGGCTCAACGGGAACTGCCATCGTCCGCGTAACAGCCCGCAGAGCCCCGGCCACCATCGTTAACGTCCTCTCACCAGATCCCGCATTCACAGTTTCCTTCATCATTTACTCTTACGGAGGGATCCTTCATCGATCTCACCGTTACCTATACGTCGGATGGTAGGGGGCTTATCGGTACGCGACTCACACTCGTAGACCCCGCGTGTGAATGGGAGATGCCGGTGATCCGCGTGTCTCGGTCTACATCGCCCGGTGTGTACGATATTGATGTCATAGACCCCAACGGGAAGGAGACATTCCTTGCAGGCTCGGACACTGTGATCACCTGGGTCAGCGGCGATACTACACGTCCGGTAGACGTGGATGTTACGATCGACTACGGCGCGACATGGATACCTGTTGCACGTGGTGTTGTTGGCACCCAGGTTCCGTGGGCACCGATACCGCGTGTAACGAGTGATCGTTGTCTTGCGCGTGTTACGTCAAGTGCTCGCCCCTTCCCGACTCCTGCTTGCCTTTGCATATGAATGCACAGCGCTTGATGCAATGGCTGTAGGTCCGGCCAAGCCCTGGAGTGGTTCGATCGCCATCGGCACTGCCTATGGATTCTTCGCACGTGGGTCAAGGCTATGCACGCATCGATGCCGTTTGGCTACCACACACGGACACCATCTGCGACGTAGTGGGCGATCCATCCGAACCCTCGAGAGTACTTACCGGCTCCGTTGATGGCACATGTGCTGTTCATGAAGATGTGCTTACGGTTCGAACACTGAACCACGGCTCACCGGTACGTGCAGTACAGTTCGCGGGCAACGGCACCTCGTGTTATACTGCCGGCGACGATGGGCGGATCATTCAATGGAACCATGCAACAGGTGCACAACAACGAGTTGTTGTTTCCCTTGGTTCACCCATTGTTACGATGCGATGTATCGGTTCAGACTCCATCATCGTAGCCACAAAAGATGGGATCACGCGCTGTATCCTCACATCCGACGGTTCGAATATCTGGCAGTTCTCTCTTGGGTCGGATGCCATACGCTCGATCGACGTACATCATGCACATCACAAGATCGCCGTTGGCACGATCAACGGAATGGTCTATACCGTGGACCCATTGAACGGTACAGCCACAACCATTCCTCTTCAAGTATCGGCATCAAACTCGCCGATCGTTGACGTTGCATTCGGGAATGATAACACCAACATCAGTCTCATCCTTGCTGCGTGTGCAGACGGTGAAATGTATTCAACAATACCAAGCACATCAGGTCTTACACCGCTGAGACACTATGATCGTCCGGGACGCTGCATAGCGCGATACGACGATATGATCGCACTTGGCTGGAACGGGTCCATCACAACTTCCTACGTTTCACCCGATCCGTTGTCAGCAGCATTCACCAATGATGTAGACGTGATCATCAATGCAATGCTCGACCGTTCAGCCAAGAGACTCGTAACCGTTTCTCAAGGGGGCTGGGCATGGATCTGGGACATCGACGCTCGCAGGCCGGAACAGGTTTTCCGTATCGAACCGATCGACCCCCTCGTGGCCCCGGCCTTGAGCCCTAGCGGCAGATACCTCGTGGCTATGGCCGACAACTCTACACTTGCTCTCTATGATCTTGACGATGTCCGTGCTGCACCTACAACATCCGTGATCGGTGGCGGCGTCTTCGTGCTCAAGTTCGATCCCGAAGACGATGCATTGCTCGGTGTTGGCAGCGCCGTTGGTGTAACGAGGATCACGGTGCCTTCACTCATTGAAGGTATCACCTACCCATCTTCGTTTGGAGAGGTGATCGACTTTGCATGGAGTCCGGACGGCACCTTGCTTTCCATCGTTGAGCCCAATGCAAGCATCCGTACAATCGACATGGTAACAGGTATGGTTCCGCCCCCTATCCCTGTGAACAATATCATCGATCGTACCATCACCAGCATTGCATGGCATCCGAATGGGACGTTGCTCTATGCTGCGAGTGGGAACAACCTCTCACTCATCGATGTACCAACTCGTAATGTTGTGTTGCAAACAGATCTCGATGCACCGGCCAACGAAGTTTCCGTCTCACCTCTTGGAACCCAGGTGGTGATCGTTCAGAACACCAGAACAGAACCCGTCCAGATCTTTGATGCATCCTCTCTTACTCCGCTTTATGGTGTTGGTGCTTCACTAGGATCCAAATACGCCCCTTCTCATGGACGATTTGCCGGCGCGACAGTGATGCATGCAACATCTTCTGTCTTCGGCGCAGGGATCGTGCGCAGTTTTGGTCCGTCAGGTCCAACAACCATCTCTGATGTTTCCGATACACTCTTCTCCATCGTGTGGCCGCGAGCAACTGCTCGGAATGTTGACATGGGTAGAGTACGTGTTGCGCAGCGGAAGGACTCAACAGTGGTAGACCTGGTGAGCAATGTAACAGCGTTCAAGCTGCGGGCCGACTCGATCCGAATTCTCGGTGCTAATGCCACGGACTATAGAGTGACCATCGAGAACATTCCCGGTACACTTGGAGCCCCTTCCCTATCCCGAGGAGAGATCACATTCACTCCGTCGGTCCTTGGGACACGCACAGCATTCTGTGAGATCTACGTTGGCCGCGATACGGCGCGGTTCGACATCACCGGAGTTGGTGTAGAGCCAACGTTGGCCTTTGTGCGTCAGCGTATCGATATGGGCACACATCTTATCGGTGAAACATTCGATTCAGCAGTGGTGGTGCTGAGAAGCGTGTCGGCCACCCCAACGCAGATCCAACGCATGTGTCTGTTAGACGGGCCAGTGATGCCCTTCCGGATCGTGGAGGGAGCTGGTGTGACATGTGCGGCCCCATTCACGGTAGCAGCGGGCGACAGTATTCGGTTGGTCCTTCGTTTTACACCGTCCTTCATCGGTCGCGTCTCCACCCTCCTCGAAGTAGAGACTGACGATGGACTCGGAACCTATGACGTTACCGTACTCGGAACTGGTATTGGTCCGGTGATCGGTCTGCGCAGTGATTCGGGATATCCCGGAGACAGGCGCCCCTTCACTCTTGAAATGCGCGGTGTGAATGGGATGTTGCAAGGTGGTGCTACCCTTGGCTACGAAGCGGAGTTGACGTTTGAACCATCTGTAGTGGTTGCACAGGCAGGTGAGCGCACGGCCATCGGCAAGGTGATCATGCGCGGCACATGGTCGGGTGCAGATTCGGTGATGCCTTCGGCACGATGATGACGTGACGATTGATGTCTTGACGATGCAAGGTCGAACGATCAAACACCAAGAAGAACGAGGTCGATCAGGCCAGTTCACTGTCCCGATCGACCTCATACATGTTGCACATGGCGTCTATATCATCCGTGTGAGCACGTCAACCACGGTGAAGAGTGTGATTACTTCGTGGTAGTTGGCAAGCCCGCGGAGGACCAGGCATTGTAACCGCCTGAGACGTTGTAGACGTTTTTGAAGCCCTTCTGCACCATGATGTCCGACGCGCGTGCGCTTCGTCCGCCAACAGCACAGTAGACCACTACCGGTTTGTTCTTATCGAGCTTGGCGATGTTTGCATCGAAGCCGGCATCGTTCACATTGGCAAGCTTTGCGTCCTTGAGATGTCCGGCACGATATTCGTCGGGCGTGCGAACATCCAAGACCACTACACCGCCTTTATCGATCATTGTCTTGGCTTCCGTTACGTTTACATTCTTCCTCGTTTGTCCACATGCAGTGGACGTGAAGAGAACTGCACCAAGAAGCATCACCGGCAGAATCCGCATGATGAAACGCATCATTTGGTCTCCTGTAGTTCTGCCATCAAACGATTCACGGACGTCCACGGACCTCCATTGAAGGCCTTGTAGCCTTTGACGAGGCCAGACCAGTGGCTGAGCCACTACGTCCGCCCGATGCACAGCAGAAGACGATCGGCTTCGACGTTGGCATTGAACCAAGCTTGTTCGGCAGTTCGTTCAGAGGAACATTCTTTGAGCCGGCAACGTGGCCGCCACTGAATTCAGCAGGTGTGCGCACGTCGATGACAATTGCGCCATTACGAAGTGCTTCGGCAACGTCATCGCTGCCTCCACCCATCATGTTTTTGAGAAAGTTGAGCATTTGTTTCCTGTGGTTACTAGTTACAGTACGAATGTAGGTAGGGAGCTGACTCTGTTTCTGTGACGGAGTCACAAACCTCATACATGGGCGTGACGGCGGCTCCACAGGAAGTATTTCTCAAAGGCCAGTTTTGCCCAATGGGCTTCCGGACCAGGGATGATAAAGGAATGCTCGCGTGGGCTCAGCATGTGGTCGCCCACGATCATCATACCCATGTTTCCGGTGTCCATGATGCAATACGCGGCCATGTCATCGAACTTCTCTGCCTTCAGTGGGAGCCCCTTGATATCCGCAACGATGTTCTTCACAGCGGTCTTTGCCATTTGTTCTGTTGGCCAGCCGGTCTTTGGAACACCGCATGGAACTTCAGTTTCCATAGGGGGCTTGATGTGGACAGCAACACCGGCAGCAAAGACATTCTTATACGTTGGATGTTGATATGTATCGTCCACCTCGATGAATCCGTTTGCATTTGCAAGGCCCGGCGTATTGCGAACAGCATCAACACCGAGGAAGCGAGGCATGATCATGGTGAACTTCGATGGATAGAACTCTCCATTCTGCAGTTCCACTCCGTCGGCGCGTACTTCCTTGATGACGGAATTGAGCTTATAGTCGATGTGATACATGTTGAACATCCATTCGCACATCTTCTGTGCATTGCCGAAGCCACCGATCCCGAAGTGTGCGGCGAACGGCTCCGCGGTGATGTACGTGATCGGTGCCTTGTCCTTGATGTGGTTCTTTGCCACTTGATAGCGCGTGTTGAAGAGGAACTCATATGTTGCGCCGAAACATGCAGCCCCCTGAGCAGAGGCGATCACGATCGGGCCTGGGTCTTTGAGGAATTTCGTCCACGCTTCGCGAGTCTTTTGAGCCACGCCCAGACCGACGATTGAGTGAGAGTGCTCGCGGAGTCCGGGGATGTAGTCATAGTCCACCTTTGGACCGGTACCGATCATGATGTAATCATATCGCACCGGTTCATGGTCCTTGATCATGACAAGGTTGGCATCGAGGTCGAACCGTTCCACTTCCGCCTCGATGAAATTGATGTTGTGGGCCTTGTAGATAGGGCGCACATCGAACGTGATATCCTTTTCTTCGCGGAGTCCGAACGGATACCAAATGAGCGAAGGGAAGAAGAGAAACTTGTGGGTATTGGCGATCACCGTTACATCGTGGTTGTCGCCTACCAGTTCCTTGAGTTCGATCGCAGCGGTATATCCGGCGAAGTTCGTGCCAATGATGGCTATCTGTTTGCGTTCCATTGAGTCCTCCTAGGTTGAATCACTGAATGCAACTTCGGGGGGTTCGCCCTAAGCATATATGACCAAAGTCACATTTCGGACACAAAAGACCGCTTTGACGCCGACAAAGAAACTCCGGGGCTCGGCTGGGATGATGCCGGGCCCGGGATAACTGTCGGCGCGACGTGTGAAGTAGGATGTTCCGAGCACATTATTGCAGCTCGCGTCAACACTGATCATGCCGAACGTGTAGCCTATGGTGATGTCGGCAACATTGTACGAGGGGATAAGACCTGATACGGCCGATGCGGTGTACTCGGCATTGCTTGCATCGCTGTATTGCTGACCGATGAACGACAAGAGCAAGGAAACACGGAAGCCCCCTTCCTTTACATTCATGCCGGTTCGATTTATCGTCCGGGCGGGACAATGCCATTGGGGATCCAATGAATGACTGCCAGCTGCCGTACGGTGCTGATCACAGTGGAGACGCCGTTGGAGTAGGCCTCGAGTGAACAACCGAGCAACTCGTGAAAACATGGGCCGTTGGCTATCCCAGATCGGGTATCCAACGGCTCTTGTCGTAGATTCGGTTGGTAGATCGATTTGATGAATAAGGGGCGAAATGGTGATACGTCAATTTGTCGCACTGTGGTTGTCGGTGAGCCTCCTTGTTGTTGGCTTGCTTGCGCAGAATGCTGAGAACGTCAAGAACGATCGTGGTCGTCAAGGGGCCTGGAAGATCTGGCTAACCCGTAGTCTGGAGGAGAGTACAGATTCCCTCATAGCCCCCTACTATAGATATGTTACCTACACAGACGGTGAAGAGTCGGGCCCCTTTACGGATCACTACAGAAGTGGTTCTGTGTACCGGAAGGGCAGACTGATTCGTGTTGGTAAACGAGCGGTGCCGGATGGGATAGTGGAATTGTATAGAGAATCTGGTTCGCTTAAAGCGCGCGAAACATACTACCGAGGCAAGCGCACTGGACTATATACCAAGTATGCGATCTCAGGTGCTATGACACTTGAGGGCGAATTCGATGAAGATAGACGCGTAGGCATTTGGACAACATTTTATGAGACTGGGCAGGTCAAATCGAGGGGGAACTATGTAGACAACAATCAGGACGGAGAGTGGGTAACGTTCTCGGATGATGGACGTGTAAAGGAAACCGCCCTGTATTCCGATGGAAAACTGATTGACTGGGCTGCACTACTGGACCTCTGCGAAAAGACACAATCCTCGGACCGCATCACGGATGCATTACGATACTGGGAGCAGGCTCGCACCTCCATCTATACATCGATGGGTCCCACCTCCCTTCCGGCGGGCCGACTGCATATGGCACGATGTCGTATTGCTTGGATTCAAGGAAATGCGTCACTGTCATTCCAACATCTCGATACGGCACTACAGATCTATCAGAGCGCCGGAGATGCCGGACGCATCGTTTATCAAGATGCGATTCAGAAGATCCTTGAGTTTGCACACGAACAATACGCTGCAACGCTGCTGACTCGTTTGAATCCGGTTCTGATCGACATCATGGACAATGACACGACACTTAGATACAGCAGCTTCAAACGACTCCTAAGAACTTCCTACCGAGGCAATGTCGTAATCGAGGACCACTCTCTCCTAAGAAGACATGTGCAGTGGGCTTCAACGAGGCTACCAAAGCTTGCCACTGCAGAAGACACTGAGTATACCAAGGACATGTATACGATATGGAATGAATTGCTCACCTCCTCGTTTTTCATGCACGAGTATACCCTGCAAGCGCAATGTCGACGCGAGGCGGAGGCTCTACCCGGCCTGCACAACAATTCGGACATTCATGTCCTTCGAATTCGATTCCTGCCTACTCGTGCTATGGACATCTTCTCCGACTCTGTTACGACATGGCAGGAGAAGAAGAATCGCCTCTTGATGTTCTTAGATGAATGCCGCGATGTTTCTGGATTGAC
This region of Ignavibacteria bacterium genomic DNA includes:
- a CDS encoding WD40 repeat domain-containing protein, with protein sequence MDSSHVGQGYARIDAVWLPHTDTICDVVGDPSEPSRVLTGSVDGTCAVHEDVLTVRTLNHGSPVRAVQFAGNGTSCYTAGDDGRIIQWNHATGAQQRVVVSLGSPIVTMRCIGSDSIIVATKDGITRCILTSDGSNIWQFSLGSDAIRSIDVHHAHHKIAVGTINGMVYTVDPLNGTATTIPLQVSASNSPIVDVAFGNDNTNISLILAACADGEMYSTIPSTSGLTPLRHYDRPGRCIARYDDMIALGWNGSITTSYVSPDPLSAAFTNDVDVIINAMLDRSAKRLVTVSQGGWAWIWDIDARRPEQVFRIEPIDPLVAPALSPSGRYLVAMADNSTLALYDLDDVRAAPTTSVIGGGVFVLKFDPEDDALLGVGSAVGVTRITVPSLIEGITYPSSFGEVIDFAWSPDGTLLSIVEPNASIRTIDMVTGMVPPPIPVNNIIDRTITSIAWHPNGTLLYAASGNNLSLIDVPTRNVVLQTDLDAPANEVSVSPLGTQVVIVQNTRTEPVQIFDASSLTPLYGVGASLGSKYAPSHGRFAGATVMHATSSVFGAGIVRSFGPSGPTTISDVSDTLFSIVWPRATARNVDMGRVRVAQRKDSTVVDLVSNVTAFKLRADSIRILGANATDYRVTIENIPGTLGAPSLSRGEITFTPSVLGTRTAFCEIYVGRDTARFDITGVGVEPTLAFVRQRIDMGTHLIGETFDSAVVVLRSVSATPTQIQRMCLLDGPVMPFRIVEGAGVTCAAPFTVAAGDSIRLVLRFTPSFIGRVSTLLEVETDDGLGTYDVTVLGTGIGPVIGLRSDSGYPGDRRPFTLEMRGVNGMLQGGATLGYEAELTFEPSVVVAQAGERTAIGKVIMRGTWSGADSVMPSAR
- a CDS encoding rhodanese-like domain-containing protein → MLLGAVLFTSTACGQTRKNVNVTEAKTMIDKGGVVVLDVRTPDEYRAGHLKDAKLANVNDAGFDANIAKLDKNKPVVVYCAVGGRSARASDIMVQKGFKNVYNVSGGYNAWSSAGLPTTTK
- a CDS encoding rhodanese-like domain-containing protein; this encodes MLNFLKNMMGGGSDDVAEALRNGAIVIDVRTPAEFSGGHVAGSKNVPLNELPNKLGSMPTSKPIVFCCASGGRSGSATGLASSKATRPSMEVRGRP
- a CDS encoding FAD-dependent oxidoreductase; this encodes MERKQIAIIGTNFAGYTAAIELKELVGDNHDVTVIANTHKFLFFPSLIWYPFGLREEKDITFDVRPIYKAHNINFIEAEVERFDLDANLVMIKDHEPVRYDYIMIGTGPKVDYDYIPGLREHSHSIVGLGVAQKTREAWTKFLKDPGPIVIASAQGAACFGATYEFLFNTRYQVAKNHIKDKAPITYITAEPFAAHFGIGGFGNAQKMCEWMFNMYHIDYKLNSVIKEVRADGVELQNGEFYPSKFTMIMPRFLGVDAVRNTPGLANANGFIEVDDTYQHPTYKNVFAAGVAVHIKPPMETEVPCGVPKTGWPTEQMAKTAVKNIVADIKGLPLKAEKFDDMAAYCIMDTGNMGMMIVGDHMLSPREHSFIIPGPEAHWAKLAFEKYFLWSRRHAHV
- a CDS encoding TonB-dependent receptor produces the protein MNVKEGGFRVSLLLSFIGQQYSDASNAEYTASAVSGLIPSYNVADITIGYTFGMISVDASCNNVLGTSYFTRRADSYPGPGIIPAEPRSFFVGVKAVFCVRNVTLVIYA